One Actinomadura viridis genomic region harbors:
- a CDS encoding cytochrome P450, with translation MTAERIPEALPLITDVRTAGPVARVTMLSGDAGYVVTRYEEAQQVLTDPAFSRAQTIRSDTPENLPRKHVGAANTLFNMDPPEHTRLRRVVSKAFTRGRVQAMREGIQTVVDGLLDRMVEAGPPVDLVEALCAPLPITEICHLLGVPYEDRAAFRGWTEAIMSISGHPFEEVKRARMALYGYLGGLVAAKRERPGDDLLSALLVLRDQEDRITESELVGLGLTLLIAGHETTMNQLGNSMHALLSRPDLYASLHRDPGLVLTAVEELLRLCPSVGVTTPRLTTRDVRVGDVLIPAGSMVAVSLIAADRDPAVFTDPETMDLARSDNRHMTFGHGPHFCLGVHLARSELQVALSSLVRRFPNLRLAVDPATVRWRTSALVRGPAELPVTW, from the coding sequence ATGACCGCCGAGAGGATCCCGGAGGCCCTGCCTCTGATCACCGACGTGCGAACGGCCGGCCCGGTGGCACGGGTGACGATGCTGTCGGGCGACGCCGGCTACGTGGTGACCCGTTACGAAGAGGCCCAGCAGGTCCTGACCGACCCGGCCTTCAGCCGCGCGCAGACCATCCGCTCCGACACGCCGGAGAACCTGCCCCGCAAGCACGTCGGCGCGGCCAACACGCTGTTCAACATGGATCCGCCCGAGCACACCCGGCTGCGGCGCGTGGTGTCCAAGGCGTTCACCCGCGGCCGGGTCCAGGCCATGCGCGAGGGGATCCAGACGGTCGTGGACGGCCTCCTGGACCGCATGGTCGAGGCCGGTCCGCCGGTGGACCTGGTCGAGGCCCTGTGCGCGCCGCTGCCGATCACGGAGATCTGCCACCTGCTCGGCGTCCCGTACGAGGACCGGGCCGCCTTCCGGGGCTGGACGGAGGCGATCATGTCGATCTCCGGTCACCCGTTCGAGGAGGTCAAACGGGCGCGGATGGCCCTGTACGGCTACCTCGGCGGGCTGGTCGCCGCCAAGCGCGAGCGGCCGGGCGACGACCTGCTCAGCGCGCTGCTGGTGCTGCGCGACCAGGAGGACCGGATCACCGAGTCCGAACTGGTCGGCCTCGGCCTCACCCTGCTGATCGCGGGCCATGAGACGACGATGAACCAGCTGGGGAACAGCATGCACGCGCTGCTGAGCCGCCCCGACCTGTACGCCTCGCTCCACCGTGACCCCGGGCTGGTGCTCACGGCGGTGGAGGAGCTGCTGCGCCTCTGCCCGTCGGTGGGGGTCACGACCCCCCGGCTGACCACCCGTGACGTGCGGGTCGGCGACGTTCTCATCCCGGCCGGAAGCATGGTCGCGGTGTCCCTGATCGCCGCCGACCGTGACCCCGCGGTCTTCACCGACCCCGAGACGATGGACCTCGCGCGGTCCGACAACAGGCACATGACGTTCGGCCATGGACCGCACTTCTGCCTGGGGGTCCATCTCGCCCGCTCCGAACTCCAGGTGGCCCTCTCCAGCCTGGTCCGCCGCTTCCCGAACCTCCGGCTCGCCGTCGACCCCGCGACCGTCCGGTGGCGGACCAGCGCCCTGGTCCGCGGCCCCGCCGAACTCCCCGTCACCTGGTGA